ACCACAACTGCACAAAGTCAAAGTACATACCCTGGGAATGTACAGTCCAATCCAGGAAAGGTCTTGTATTGGCCAAAGGCCCCCAGACCAACCTCATCTAAGCTGTGTGAGCCATTAACACAGCATTCTCTTTTCAGCATGCCGCTGATCACACACAGCTGAAAGGATCTGGTGGCTGAGTCGATGTCTTTCCACTTCTCCACACATCGTTTTCTCACCTCcacacagcaacaaaacaaaacaaaacaaaaaaatcatattaGACAATGCAGTCAGCCACGGTGGTTGGAAACCAATCTCGGAAAACTGAATCTCATAGATGAACAGCTAACATTAGTCTTTGGTTAATAATGTAAGAAACAAACCTCTGAGCGTATGAAGTCTCCCACACTGGTATGGGGTTCTCCCATTTGATTCTGAAACTGTGAACTTTCATTCAGCAGCACGGTAAACATCTCCAGAGCTGGATAGATGTCCTTCTCACTCAGCTTCCGACCTGCACACATGACAGAaagtaaagaaatattaaattctcCAGTTAATTACATGCATGCCACAGTATATAATCACTGATCTGCTCTTTCATACAGTGATAAAAACACATAGTGTTTTTGGTTTAGAGATaggtttgtttcatttttcaaactaaCATAATAGATCTAATAAGTGAGCTGTGTGAGACTCAGAGTGTTGACTACCTGAGCTGCTGAAGATGTTGGTAATCCAGGGTGTTTCTCCTCCCAGGTCGAAGGCCTGGTTTTCTTGGGTCAGAGCCTCTGGGTCCAAGAGCCCATAATGACGGGCCAGACAAAAAACTGGGTTTTCCTCAGAGGGTCCATGGATCCAGTTTGCCCCAATCTCAATGACTTTATCACCTACACAGGACACATTTCAACAATCATTACAAAActggaatgtttttctttccattaattttatttcaacaaaaagaGTAATACCAGTTAAATTTGTCTTGAATATTAAGACTGATCAGAGAAATCATACTGTTGCTTGCTTTGAccataatatttatgtttttccatAGCAGAAAGTATAAACTGTCTACTCATAATTTCATAAATAATACCTCAACTACGCTCTCCTCTCTATGACAGTAAGCTGTAGCACACATTTTactaattatgttttaattagttatatgctctttttcatttctgaaatgtttgcacAGCTATTGTGTAAATTCATCTGGGTAGACCACTATCTTTCAAGTTCTAAGTATTAGATTAAAACTCTTGACCTCCTTCCACAAAGTAGTAACAAGGGTTATAGATAAGATTTTATAGTTCCGAAGTAAACACAGCCGGGGCGGGGTACACTCTGAAGTCTTTTTCAGTGCCAAGCACAGCACAGCAATGTAAATGCAAAGGTTATAGCTTATCAAATCTAGGAACGATCTTCATGTTTTAGAGATAAACAGTATGGGACAcgaggaaacaaaaaacaacaggaagcagGTGGATCTGAATCACTTTTATGTTGGCTAACTTGCTCTCTTTCAGATCTGACTCAGGCATTCAAATGCACAGAACATTTGCATACACGTCTTCACTAGAGCTGGAactattaatcaattattgaaataacagCCAACTAAGTgagaaattaattaatcaatcaaaAGGTGTGCCTGCCACACCTCTTATTTAAACAATGCAGGTGGGTTCGGTGTTAAACATGGGATGAATATGTTTCACTAAAGCCAAACCAGGCTCAGGACTATGACTATGTAAAGACAGGCTTAAGCAATTTAGGCAAATGCGTGTCCACAAATTTCTTCAAGAGACCACACGGTCGATCGCAACTTTACTGATGCTGTGGATAAAATATGTATGCCATATCTCACACCAAACAAGCAACATTTCTGATGGATAATTATGAGGAATTGAAGCACTTTATACTCAAGAAGGCAAACACTCCAGATACAATAGGAAACAACCATGAATTAATTGGAATGCATAATTAGCCTTAACTACCCCCCTAAAATATCCCCACCAGACTCACACCCTTATCCCATTGGGGTCaggagaggtgctggtgcctatctccggCTGTCAACTatcgagaggcagggtacactcTGGACGGGTCGCCAGTTAGCAAAACTATACATTTCTGATCACTTAGAAGGTCTCTCCTACATCATCCTTATTTGGTTTTAACTATGGTGAATTTCTTGTTTGATTtgagatgcttttattttgaagggacaGTTTTCTGTTTAACTGTTGCGCAAAAGCAGCTTAACAGCGATCAAAAGGCAAGATGAGTTGTAACGGATGATAAAGaagtacatattttaaatattgtgtgACACCTGTACATTTGTTTAACTATATGCCAAAACTAAAGTTCTAAACGTATTCTGAGTTAACACGTTGTATTGCAAAAGTACACCAGTGAAGTGTTATCATTCATTTGGGGGGGAATTCTACAATTTATATGGCTTGACCTGATTACATCTCCTTTGCTTTATCAGAAATTTTATCCCTTCAACACATACATGTAATTGTTTATTAAAGACTTTCCTGTCAAACTTACATCAACAGTAGGCCTCAGAAACACAGTTGAACAGCAGCAATGCAATCATGGATAAGGTTAGTAATTGCATAGGCTTAGGCTACCATGTTACAATAATACAGGGACTTGACTGAATACCAAGATGAATCAGTGGGACTTACAGggtgataaaagaaaaagaaaaaaaagaccaacacaggcagataaaaaataataataaataataataaaaataaaaaaaatcactgacaTAACACATCACATCAGCGTGACCGCTGACCGAGCAGATAAGGCACCAGGGTTAACTAATCCTGGCTGTTAGCCTGTGCTGTTAGCTCTGGAGCAGGCTAACAGCACAGCATAAATTGCCATGGTAACTTATGTGCTACTGGTTTTGTGAAACCGAATCGATCCCGATGTATTGTACCTAGCGCGTagtttgttcattaaaaaaaacacaactgttgCAAAAGTATATCGCGACATCTCAATTTTGAAACTGAGCGGATCATTTAAAAGTCTTAAGCATATTTGTACCAATGTCTCCAACCTGtggttttaaatttaacattcGCGTGGCAGGCTACTTCCATCTGCCAGAGTTTGACAAAAACTCCTAACCTGCCTCTATTGTTAAGACATTTAAATTTCCCTACTGAAATATGTTCATCTGATTTAAAAGGGAACGTCAGAATCAGATACTGTAATAATTAGGATGTGGTTGATTAGTTAGAAAGTTGTTTCTGAGCCCACCAGACTCACCAAATCTGCCAGTTTTAATTCGTCCTCCACTTCTTTCAGTTGCTTCAAGTATGTGGACATTAGTGAACCCAGAATTAACCAGCCTGTGACACGCAGCGATCCCCGCTATCCCACTGCCTACGATAACAATGTTTACGTTCCTGTTTCCAGCCATAGCTGCAGCACACTTGCTCTGGATGACGTTCTCCGGCTACTTCCTCATGGCAAAGACTGGAGTCGGAAATATCTTCTGGTCcacactttcaaaataaaagctttttaaaatattccgTAAGTAAACCACGTACATGAACATATGATTCACAAATTAAACAACATAGCAAAAATACGtagctaatttttttattagcttttatatatataagctaataaactatatatatatatatatatatatatatatatatatatatatatatatatatatatatatatatatatatatatatatatatatatatatatatacatacagtacagaccaaaagtttggaaacaccttttaattcaatgagtttcctttattttcatgactattgacattgtagattcacactgaaggcatcaaaactatgaataacacgtgtggaaatatgcactaaacaaaaaagtgtgaaacaactgtaaataccccttatattctagtttcttcaaagtagcaaccttttgctgtgattactgctttgcacacactctgcattttcttgatgagcttcatcaagaggtcgtcacctgaaatggttttcacttcataggtgtgccctgtcaggatAATAAGTgagatttcttgccttataaataggcatgaaaataaagaaaacccattgaattagaaaggtgtgtccaaacttttggtctgtactgtatacatatatatatatactgctcaaaaaaataaagggaacactttaagtgttaaacacctgtttaagtgttccctttatttttttgagcagtgtatatatatatatatatatatatatatatatatgaacagCTAATATATTATTAGCTGTTCATAGGCTAATAAAACTTATTAGCTTCTGAGCCAATAAGATTTATTAGCTTATATATACAAGCCAGTAAAAACGTTACAAAttatcttttccttttttcttgtaTATGAAAAATCCTTATCTTCAATAATGCTTGAAGACATTAGTCTGCATATAATTTCTCTTCACTTAGTGAATtgtgttactgaaataaatacattttcaattatgTTGTAATTTACTCAATATGACTATACCATATGCagtataaaagtaaaaatcttatttttaatgaataggtttaaaatatttatcttaataaattttatatttatgacaTATATGCATAAAACCTGcatacatgtaaaaaaacaataaaaactttctgcttttaactttctatattaataattatcttttcatttttatgtgttttcatttattcagcTCAACTAATGATTTGTTTCACTGAGACTTTATGTAGGTATGCATGTACAATAACACCTACATTACACTTGCTCTTTGAAGCATTCCCAAAAATGATGCTATCATAGCATTACATAAACTGCTCAGATAGTATATCCAGGCTGGTCAATCTGCAAATTTATTTAACTGAATGGTTCTAAAGCATGGCATTAAAAATGACCGTGATTCTGTCCATTTTCCCATAATATTTGATGTAGGTATGAAGAAAACTTTTGGGTTCTTATTATGTTCATCCAAGTCCAGATTGTCCTAAGACGTTTGTTGTTTTCCCGGAAGCAAGCATGGATGACGTCAGGCCCTTCTCTCAACTCCAACCTTGGTGTTTGCAAACTTGGACGCAGTGAAAACATATCTGGAGCTCTATTTCTTTTTACCTTCCACCTCTGAAACATTGTTCTATTTCCTTGCTAGAGAAAAATAGGTACAGAAGCtaaaaaataactacaaataTCATTTGACCCGCTGACATCAAAATTATTCACTGAATCCACAGTTAGAGTATTTGTTACTTGTTGCATATATTTCAGGTTAATTAACTGCCTGTTTTTGACTTTGCCTCTGCTGATCCCCTTTCTGTATCTACAGTTTGTGTACCTTGCACCAGAGTTTCCAGCTATCTTAAGGGACACTTATAAAAGCATACATTTATGACAACTCAGGAGTTTAATGTGTTCTGAGAAACAGCTTATAGATTCTTTGTTCAATGATAAAGATGTTCCATAGCTGGTGTCACCTGATTAGAAGGACAGCAATTATAATTTTATGCTGAGCGGggtttaatttttaacttttctggTCTGGATGGAGGGGACTGGTTTAAGAGTAGTGAGAGATGAGTCTGTCAGCTTCCCTCCGGCCAGAGAGTAGTGCTCCATGGAGGGTTGAGTAGTAGGACGGATGAGTGGCCTCTCCAGCAAACATCACCTGCAGGGGCTGAAGCATAAACATAAAGTCCATAAATGACAACAGCTTTACAGAtgatctttttccttttttttgcatGCGAACAGTCAAGATAAATGTAAGCTTGtgtctaaataaaaaatgttaatttgtaaACCTCCTGCTTTCCTCTGGTTGGCAAGGGCTCCATCATGTTCTTAAAATTCTGCGCTGAGCAACCGATTGCTGGGTGGCAGTAAGATCCCAACGTCCAGCGATCATGAAACCACCGGGTACACTCGATTCTCGTAGGTGTGATGGTAAGGTCTcctaaatacagaaaattagattaaaaacagACTATTTACAAAACATAGACTTGTACTATTGATTGTAAAAATACTAACGCTGATCTccatgaaaaaacataaaataggaAAGTGTGGGAAAAATACTGGCTACatgcttttcaaataaataatgaactcccttattaatttatttttgagtaTAGCAATCTGAAAAGTATAGCTAAATTCTTGTGAAATACTTGAAAGTCAGCTTTGGCTCAGTCGTGACAAGTGGCAAACGTTTACCCTGTGAATAGCAATGTCTGTCAAAATGCTACAGTAACAGAAAACAATTGATCATGGCTctacaaaaaagtcatttttaattacttaagGATACCATGTATGCATAAATCTACAGGGTAATCATAATTAGACTGTCTAAGTTGCTTTACAGGGAAATGTTTCATAAATTCCTGttatgaaaacaagaaaacaaaacctgttcttatttttttctgaagtaaGGATCACCTGAGAATCTATGGATGAGCTCTGTGATGGAACGCCTAACTTCCTGCTCAGGAAGTGTTTCCATGTGCTCCGCCTCGTGTCCAGAAATCCAACCGCAGAGAACATGGCTTCCACTATAGGGTTCATAGTCAACATGAAGTTAGATCTTTCACTGCTTTGTGTGCTTGCTTgttaaatttcaattaaaatctttttgagaaaaacattgTGACATTGCTGACCTTTTAGAGGATTTCACCACATTAAATGATGAGATCTTCCTAACCCAGTTTTTGCTTATATCTGACACATGGTCTGAAATATCCTCctgcaaaagacaaaaaaagtatCAACAGGATTGACTTAAGACCTGGTTGATGGTGCAGAAGTGTTAGAATAATCAGCAAGAACTTTTTATGCTGCAGAATTCATATTGATTTAGTCTCTTTAGAAAAATCTCTATATTTGTGAAGAGCAGTTTTACAAACCTCATCATCCCACACCAGATAAATGATCTCACAGTCAGCATCCCACCAGGGGGATTCAAACTCAATATGGATTTTGTCACATGTTCCAAATCCTATTGTCTGAATGGACTTCAGCTTCTGGGCAGGAAGAGGAGGTGAGAACAGAGTTGAGTGATGTTTCTTCAGGTATCCtggatggaaacaaaaaaaaaacaataaaaaatttaatgctTTCATGAGCTttaagggggggaaaaatcagcttaaaactctaaaaactttaaatctgtaAACTGCAAGAGGCTGTCTGTAGAACTCACTTCCTCTATTTGAACTTGTTGGCATGTGTTGTAGCAACAATCATTTGCAGAACCACATTTTCATTCAGCTCGATTTGTAAGACATAGTTAAAAATCACCTAAAACGTTCTTGCAGATAAAGCCTTTAAGCTGCAAAGGTCAAAATAGCCTAAAAGCCCACCTAGAGACAGGGTGACAATGACATGATCAGCATTAATCTTTTCCCCATCCTCACACTCCACCATCACAGCATTCTCTTCACTCTCGCTGTAGCTCCAGTGAACACAGCGTACAGGCCGACTGTATGACACCAAGTTGGCGGGGAGCTCTGACATCAAGTTGCTGATTAAGCCCTCAGCACCACTGCCAGACAAGAGCATAAACACAGTAAGTCAGACTACTTTACAGGTagggaaaaacaacataaaaactgtttgagCAGTAGGTATTTGGAGATTGCACTGACTTTGTGCAACTCTGTATTTATCGGAGATTACATGTATTGTAATTCCTGATgagtacaaaaaaattaagtggaTTAAACAGCTCTatcttagtttaaaaaaaaatcctattaatttcacattttttgtattttcatctaTTTAGTTTTCTATCGTACAGTATTCAGAAATCTACTAACCCTAATTTGCAGAGAtgaaaattgcaaataaaattggttttatttcagaaaccaaGCGATTTTgttagttatattttatttctacatttcagcaaaacatcCTGCAGCATAAATTCAACGACACTCCCTCAGTCTGGTGACAGCTATTTCTGGTCTAACGTGTGCAAACCTTGGGAATGTGCAGTCCACTCCTTTTATACTCAGGTACATAGAGAATCCAACCAGATCTAAGTCCTCCAGTGAGTGAGTAGCACTTGAACAACATTCCTCCTTCAGCATAGTACTGATGGCACCCAGCAGCACCTGCCTGGTGTgcttatctttatttttccaccTCTTTGCTGTTCGCCTTCGTACCTGCATAAAgggcaaaaaaatatatctgacACCTACATATCTCTGTTTTCCTTGCTTTGGTGAAAATAAGGagatatttcttgatttttcttcAAGAAATATCTTGAATGAAAATGTACCTCAGATCTCACAAAATCTCCAACACTGGGCCAGGATCGTTGTTTGTGACTCTTGGACTGTGGAGTATTTTCCAAGATTACATGAAACAACTCTGTCGCAGGATCCATGTCATCAGGATTCACCTTCTGAcctgaataaacatatatatgtttttttttttcacaaggactacaacatttattttaattttgattgaGAATGCAACATGTTTGCTAATCCTTTCACCTGAACTGGTAAACCAGTTGGGAACCAGAGGAGGATATTCACCAACATCCACGGCTTGGTTCTCTGGTGTGAGGGATTTAGGATCCAGGAGGTTATAGTCACGGGCCAGACAAAACACTGGGTTCTCTTCAGACGGACCGTGGATAAAAGCTGCACCAATTTCTATCATGGTATTACCTGTGGAGGAACACAATAGATGCAAATGGATTCAATTTAAAGTGTTAAACAGCATTGTTTCAAAGGATTCAAAATGGTTATTCCCTGCGTATAAATTGAATTATAATTATATGCACAACAATTACTCTAATTAcaacaacataataaaataataataatctcacAAGATAGAGACTactaaaaaattataaataggCTAGTCTACTTTTTCTTAGTTAAACTTACAAAATCTAAGACCTTAAAAAAATCATGTCTAATGGGTTATCTGGTCTTACTGTTTGCAAGTCTCCTAGAAACCAAATTGCAGACATAAAGAAAGGTCTTGAGTTTGGTTTCTTACCCAGTCTGCCAGTTTTAATTCGACCTCCACTTCTTCCAGTGGCTTCAAGTATCCGGACATTAGTGAACCCAGATTTAACCAGCCTGTGAGCCGCTGCGATCCCAGCTATCCCGCAGCCTATGATCACTATTTTTGCATCCACATTCTCAGCCATGTCTGGTTCAGTGAGTCAGACTAACTTCTGCAACGAGTTTTCACCTTTTATTCACCTTCCACACTTCCGCTTCCCTGTTCGTAAAGCCCCACGGCTTTCTCGACTTTACGAGATGTTGAGTGTAGATTAAGTCTGGCTTTCTTGCAAAGTAATTCAGAAGTGAGCGGATTAAGGACACACCTGAGCTGCACAATTTGTTCGAGGCTGAACTGGTTGTTAGAAATTACTCGTATCCACAAAAACTCCCTGTTATCCATAGAAAAGACTCCGAATGCATTCTGGTCTGGTTACAGTACAACACGTGACTTCTTGAATCCCCAAACCCCGGAGGTTGCTTATAATTATGCTATAAGGGAACCCAGagttacatattttattgtattatttttctggaagaagaagaagaaaaaaaaactcttattgCAAATGCAATTATTTCAAACAGGCTCCATCTTTAtgtatttacagaaaacataaataaataacataatttgttATAAATTAGAACGTTATCATTAACTTGTGCTAACAAATTAGCAGCTAAAAGACACGTAATATTCTAAGATGTGAAAGTGCTGTTTTGTTTGATCCTGTTAGATTCATTGAGTTATACTGGCATCTAGTGGACACTAACTAACAGAGCAGAATGTTATAATACCAAATGATATGTCGAATACTTTAAAGATTcatctttttcaatttttgaaCTTAATTTCGTGAGTAATTCACAGGTTTTACATTATAGGGAGAAATACCACTCCATTGCAATTCAACCTATTTCTCTAATGAAGTCACCAGATTATGTCAGTTTTTACACGTCGTCTCCCATCCTGAACAAGAAGAGGGCAACAatggagaggaaaagaaaatcctaAATGGGAAGGAAAAACTTCAATCCAAACCAAGCAaaagttcttctgtttttaatttgtatgttttcaaatgaattacTTTTTTGTCTCATGTCTTTCACCTTGTTCGgatattttgtaaagttttagcTAGAGAGcgtaaaaatcttatttttaattaataggtttaaaatatttatcttactaaattttatatttatgacaTATATGCATAAACCTGCATACATACatgtaaaagacaataaaacctttttgctTTCAACTTTCTATATTAATacttatcttttcatttttatgtgttttcatttattcagctcaactaatgttttgtttcactgaGACTTTATGTAGGTATACATGTACAATAAAACCTACATTACACTTGCTCTTTGAAGCATTCCCAAAAATGATGCTATCATAGCATTACATAAATTGCTCAGATAGTATATCCAGGCTGGTCAATCTGCAAATTTATTTAACTGAATGGTTCTAAAGCATGGCATTAAAAATGACCCTGATTCTGTCCATTTTCCCATAATATTTGATGTAGGTATGAAGAAAACTTTTGGGTTCTTATTATGTTCATCCAAGTCCAGATTGTCCCATGtcatttgttgttttccctGAAGCAAGAATGGATGACGTCAGGCCCTTCTCTCAACTCCAATCTTGGTGTTTGCAAACTTGGACACAGTGAGAACATATCTGGAGCTCTATTTCTTTTTACCTTCCACCTCTGAAACATTGTTCTATTTCCTTGCTAGAGGAAAATAGGTACAGaagctaaaaaataattacaatagtCTCATATCATTTGACCCACTGACCCCAAATTTATTCATTGAATCCACAGTTACAGAGTATTTGTTACTTGTTGCATAATATTTCAGGTTAATTAACTGCCTGTTTTTGACATTGCCTCTGCTGATCCCCTTTCTGTATCTACAGTTTGTGTACCTTGCACCAGAGTTTCCAGCTATCTTAAGGGACACTTATAAAAGCATACATTTATGACAACTAAGGAGTTTAATGTGTTCTGAGAAACAGCTTATAGATTCTTTGTTCAATGATAAAGATGTTCCATAGCTGGTGTCACCTGATTAGTAGGACAGGAATTATAATTTCACGCTGAGGGGGGattaatttttaacttttcttggGGATGGAAGGGACTGGTTTAAGAGTAGTGAGAGATGAGTCTGTCAGCTTCCCTCCGGCCAGAGAGTAGTGCTCCATGCATGGTTGAGTAGTAGGACGGATGAGTGGCCTCTCCAGCAAACATCACCTGCAGGGGCTGAAGCATAAACATAAAGTCTATAAATGACAACAGCTTTAcagattaactttttttttttttttgcatgcgcACGGTCAAGATAAATGTAAGCTTGtgtctaaataaaaaatgttaatttgtaaACCTCCTGCTTTCCTCTGGTTGGCAAGGGCTCCATCATGTTCTTAAAATTCTGCGCTGAGCAACCGATTGCTGGGTGGCAGTAAGATCCCAACGTCCAGCGATCATGAAACCACCGGGTACACTCGATTCTCGTAGGTGTGATGGTCAGGTCTCCTAAATACAGacaattatattaaaaacagactATTTACAAACATAGACTTGTACTATTGATTGTAAAAATACTGACACTGATCTccatgaaaaaacataaaataggaAAGTGTGGGAAAAACATTAGCTACatgcttttcaaataaataatgaactcccttattaatttatttttgagtaTAGCAATCTGAAAAGTATAGCTAAATTCTTGTGAAATACTTGAAAGTCAGCTTTGGCTCAGTCGTGACAAGTGGCAAACGTTTACCCTGTAAATAGCAATGTCTGTCAAAATGCTACAGTAACAGAAAACAATTGATCATAGCTCTACAAAAAAGTCCTTTTTAATTACTTAAGGATACCATGTATGCATAAATGTACAGGGTAATCATAATTAGACTGTCTAAGTTGCTTTACAGGGAAAAGTTTTATAAATTCCCAttatgaaaacaagaaaacaacacgtgttcttatttttctctgaagTAAGGATCACCTGAGAATCTATGGATGAGCTCTGTGATGGAACGCCTAACTTCCTGCTCAGGAAGTGTTTCCATGTGCTCCGCCTCGTGTCCAGAAATCCAACCGCAGAGAACATGGCTTCCACTATAGGGTTCATAGTCAACATGAAGTTAGATCTTTCACTGCTTTGTGTGCTTGCTTgttaaatttcaattaaaatctttttgagaaaaacattgTGACATTGCTGACCTTTTAGAGGATTTCACCACATTAAATGATGAGATCTTCCTAACCCAGTTTTTGCTTATATCTGACACATGGTCTGAAATATTCTCctgcaaaagacaaaaaaaatatcaacaggATTGACTTAAGACCTGGTTGATGGTGCAGAATTGTTAGAATAATCAGCAAGAACTTTTTATGCTGCAGAATTCATATTGATTTAGTCTCTTTAGAAAAATCTCTATATTTGTGAAGAGCAGTTGTACAAACCTCATCATCCCACACCAGATAAATGATCTCACAGTCAGCATCCCACCAGGGGGATTCAAACTCAATATGGATTTTGTCACATGTTCCAAATCCTATTGTCTGAATGGACTCCAGCTTCTTGGCAGGAAGAGGAGGTGAGAACAGAGTTGAGTGATGTTTCTTCAGGTATCCtggatggaaacaaaaaaaaaaaacaataagaaattcATGCTGTTATGAGCTTTATTGGGGGGATAAATCAGCTTAATAGCCAATAAGCTTAAAATCTGTAAACTGCAAGAGGCTGTCTGTAGAACTCACTTCCTCTATTTGTACTTATTGACATTTATGTGTTGTAGCAATAATCATTTGCAGCATCACATTTTCATTCAGCTGGATTTGTAAGACATAATTAAAAATTGCCTAAAGCATCATTGCAAACAAAGCCTTTAAGCCACAAAGGTCAAAATAGCCTAAAAGCCCACCTAGAGACACGGTGACAATGACATGATCAGCATTAATCTTTTTCCCATCCTCACACTCCACCATCACAGCATTCTCTTCACTCTCGCTGTAGCTCCAGTGAACGCAGCGTACAGGCCGACTGTATGACACCAAGTTGGCGGGGAGCTCTGACATCAAGTTGCTGATTAAGCCCTCAGCACCACTGCCAGACAAGAGCATAAACACAGTAAGTCAGACTACTTTACAGGTagggaaaaacaacataaaactgtTTGAGCAGTAGGTATTTGGAGATTGTACTGACTTTGTGCAACTCTGTATTTATTGGAGATTACATGTATTGTAATTCCTGAtgagtaaaaagaaattaagtggATTAAGCAGCTCTTTCTTAGTTTAAAAAATCCTAttaattccacattttttgtattttcttctatttagtTTTCTATCCTACAGTATTCAGAAATCGATTAACCCTAATTTGCAGAGAtgaaaattgcaaataaaattggttttatttcagaaa
The Xiphophorus hellerii strain 12219 chromosome 22, Xiphophorus_hellerii-4.1, whole genome shotgun sequence genome window above contains:
- the LOC116713686 gene encoding peroxisomal N(1)-acetyl-spermine/spermidine oxidase-like, giving the protein MAENVDAKIVIIGCGIAGIAAAHRLVKSGFTNVRILEATGRSGGRIKTGRLGNTMIEIGAAFIHGPSEENPVFCLARDYNLLDPKSLTPENQAVDVGEYPPLVPNWFTSSGQKVNPDDMDPATELFHVILENTPQSKSHKQRSWPSVGDFVRSEVRRRTAKRWKNKDKHTRQVLLGAISTMLKEECCSSATHSLEDLDLVGFSMYLSIKGVDCTFPSGAEGLISNLMSELPANLVSYSRPVRCVHWSYSESEENAVMVECEDGEKINADHVIVTLSLGYLKKHHSTLFSPPLPAQKLKSIQTIGFGTCDKIHIEFESPWWDADCEIIYLVWDDEEDISDHVSDISKNWVRKISSFNVVKSSKSGSHVLCGWISGHEAEHMETLPEQEVRRSITELIHRFSGDLTITPTRIECTRWFHDRWTLGSYCHPAIGCSAQNFKNMMEPLPTRGKQEPLQVMFAGEATHPSYYSTLHGALLSGRREADRLISHYS
- the LOC116713691 gene encoding peroxisomal N(1)-acetyl-spermine/spermidine oxidase-like produces the protein MAENVDAKIVIIGCGIAGIAAAHRLVKSGFTNVRILEATGRSGGRIKTGRLGNTMIEIGAAFIHGPSAKNPVFCLARDYNLLDPKSLTPENQAVDVGEDPPLVPNWFTSSGQKLNPDDMDPATDLFHVIVDNTPESKSDKQSWSSVGDFVKSEFQRRTAKKWKNKDKHTRQVLVGAMNSMLKEECCASATHSLDDLDLVGFSMYLSIKGVDCTFPSGAEGLISNLMSELPANLVSYSRPVRCVHWSYSESEENAVMVECEDGKKINADHVIVTVSLGYLKKHHSTLFSPPLPAKKLESIQTIGFGTCDKIHIEFESPWWDADCEIIYLVWDDEENISDHVSDISKNWVRKISSFNVVKSSKSGSHVLCGWISGHEAEHMETLPEQEVRRSITELIHRFSGDLTITPTRIECTRWFHDRWTLGSYCHPAIGCSAQNFKNMMEPLPTRGKQEPLQVMFAGEATHPSYYSTMHGALLSGRREADRLISHYS